From one Dermacentor andersoni chromosome 1, qqDerAnde1_hic_scaffold, whole genome shotgun sequence genomic stretch:
- the LOC126548353 gene encoding mitochondrial amidoxime-reducing component 1-like isoform X3, whose protein sequence is MSFPVLRTPHVSTIVLATAAASGIAAAATFILLRHRAASKNNFVPVGRVANIFIYPIKAIAGIEVPYADCVVTGPVYEGLRDRFMLIVKGDNFISMREEPRLGLIKTSFENGKLTLMADGHPPLVIDACDPDELSKPSFTVRMRKFSYNAVEVSEEASKWLGEYLQKDDIRLVRIILDQETLDRGRNCPVSLVCHDESAFHVLSKGSLDDLWSKLPPGSNIGRKNFRPALFIDECEAYAEDHWGRMKIGDAEMALSHRTTRSIGWTGLSSGLLLKRMNV, encoded by the exons ATGTCCTTCCCTGTGTTAAGAACCCCACACGTGAGCACCATTGTTCTGGCAACTGCAGCAGCAAGTGGCATAGCTGCAGCTGCAACTTTTATTTTGCTGAGGCACAGGGCTGCCAGCAAGAATAACTTTGTGCCTGTGGGGCGTGTGGCCAATATTTTCATCTACCCAATTAAGGCAATCGCCGGGATAGAGGTGCCCTATGCAGACTGCGTTGTGACTGGACCAGTCTACGAGGGACTCAGAGACAG gtttatgTTGATTGTGAAAGGAGACAACTTCATTTCAATGCGTGAGGAGCCCCGCCTTGGCCTGATCAAGACGAGTTTTGAAAATGGCAAATTGACACTGATGGCTGATGGTCACCCACCGCTTGTCATTGATGCCTGTGACCCGGATGAGCTAAGCAAGCCTTCTTTTACAGTCAG AATGCGGAAATTCAGCTACAATGCTGTGGAAGTGTCTGAAGAAGCATCAAAGTGGTTGGGGGAGTACCTCCAGAAAGATGATATTCGCCTTGTGAGAATAATTCTTGACCAAGAAACACTTGACCGAGGAAGGAACTGCCCAGTCTCG TTGGTCTGCCATGATGAATCAGCATTTCATGTGCTGTCCAAAGGTTCACTTGATGACTTATGGTCGAAGCTTCCTCCAGGCAGCAACATTGGACGAAAAAATTTTAGACCTGCTCTCTTTATTGATGAGTGTGAAGCCTATGCAGAG GACCATTGGGGCCGCATGAAGATTGGTGATGCAGAAATGGCCTTATCACATCGCACCACAAG